The proteins below come from a single Vitis vinifera cultivar Pinot Noir 40024 chromosome 9, ASM3070453v1 genomic window:
- the LOC100852805 gene encoding uncharacterized protein LOC100852805 encodes MSSISLYERGLDDLVNVNSLFTIAVFIGLAYSSPDEESLDDRAECQAGTSIKRRLVIYEVVSFSFFLLSSLVAKTLKMHINIFKDEFKSKFCRVLRCVMLTLAALGSVVGCLFLLLSMIHLIEVRLGKLSCGSPSSWIAAGTLITVVSVALLFYLPTVVYVLYVAWSQN; translated from the coding sequence ATGTCTTCCATTTCCCTATATGAAAGAGGCCTAGATGACCTTGTGAATGTGAACTCTCTCTTCACAATTGCTGTCTTCATCGGCTTAGCCTACTCCTCGCCTGACGAAGAGAGCCTCGACGATAGGGCAGAATGTCAGGCGGGTACCAGCATCAAGAGGAGGCTGGTGATATACGAGGTTGTGTCGTTCAGTTTCTTCCTCCTATCAAGCCTGGTGGCCAAGACACTCAAGATGCATATTAATATCTTCAAGGATGAGTTCAAGAGCAAGTTTTGCCGGGTTCTTCGATGCGTTATGTTGACGTTGGCCGCGCTGGGATCGGTTGTTGGCTGCTTGTTTTTACTGCTTTCGATGATTCATCTCATTGAGGTTCGGTTAGGGAAGTTGTCTTGTGGGAGCCCTTCGTCATGGATTGCAGCGGGGACATTGATTACTGTGGTTTCTGTTGCTCTGCTGTTTTATTTGCCTACTGTTGTATATGTTCTGTATGTTGCATGGAGCCAAAACTGA